One Cryptosporangium minutisporangium DNA segment encodes these proteins:
- a CDS encoding FadR/GntR family transcriptional regulator: MSRVQCLPIGEGDSMNEVENATGAMVMRVLNADWPVGEAIRPNQLQADLGVIPNIAEQVRHVAIRMGLFKGKSGAGSLVQPQDQWNHRDPELVRWMLAHNYDVTIRRLLEVREAIEPIAAAHAARRSCEDAREIALLAERIDALGSVDPHQFAENRDQFGATDVLFHTRILTASGNPFFAADATNVKLALEHRLQRCAPPSRGRVVGTASYYPEQPAEIAMIMHIGLAKAICQELPDAAEAMARGIVVEFNPGHGTPDLTRRLQLAADQIAWGSYQHRARPEVWV, translated from the coding sequence ATGAGCCGGGTGCAATGTCTGCCGATCGGCGAGGGGGATTCCATGAATGAGGTCGAGAACGCTACCGGAGCAATGGTCATGCGGGTACTGAACGCGGACTGGCCAGTCGGAGAGGCGATCAGGCCGAATCAGCTCCAAGCCGATCTCGGTGTCATCCCGAATATCGCGGAACAAGTGCGCCACGTCGCGATCAGGATGGGGCTCTTCAAGGGCAAATCAGGCGCCGGAAGCCTGGTTCAGCCGCAGGACCAATGGAATCATCGCGACCCGGAGTTGGTGCGCTGGATGCTTGCGCACAATTACGATGTGACGATTCGTCGGCTACTCGAGGTTCGAGAGGCGATCGAACCGATCGCCGCAGCCCACGCCGCACGCAGATCGTGTGAAGACGCCAGGGAGATCGCCCTCCTCGCGGAACGAATCGACGCACTGGGATCCGTCGATCCGCACCAATTCGCGGAGAATCGCGACCAGTTCGGCGCTACGGACGTACTTTTCCATACGCGAATCTTGACTGCCAGCGGCAATCCGTTCTTCGCGGCGGACGCAACGAACGTCAAGCTCGCCCTCGAACACCGGCTCCAGCGGTGCGCGCCGCCCAGCCGTGGGAGGGTCGTCGGCACCGCGAGCTACTACCCGGAGCAGCCAGCCGAGATCGCGATGATCATGCACATCGGATTAGCGAAGGCGATCTGTCAGGAGCTCCCCGACGCCGCCGAAGCCATGGCCCGCGGCATCGTCGTCGAGTTCAACCCGGGACACGGAACACCTGACCTCACACGCCGTCTCCAACTCGCCGCGGACCAGATCGCATGGGGCTCGTACCAGCACCGTGCCCGTCCCGAGGTCTGGGTGTGA
- a CDS encoding SWIM zinc finger family protein — translation MTPGIQEVVYRRPSALADDGLTLETAGLHASYFTGFLTAARPAAMCLATLADVAAADFRRDQFGSRGLRDPVVTCGGERLRFESLSGCCGLYARLDVLPAALDGAVNARGTTNVDINPPLYTALTQVGGGDPLRLTVGPDELAVTTLGAHVVEKRVPLPERWLRGLAEAGFLAAGFDLHAEISGGQAAALLHRLPAHRGDDRWLVPAGRSVRAAAVAAPGAVCLAGAHRLSLFRPLLPYTRTLRLYGPSVTAGSGPMPSGWEFDLGAVRFSVLLSPGVFRGLSGEGGLLSYLEDADALADRLGWDGTVDPAALAAAEGLTGEQVRSALAALAISGKVGYDWSEAGWFHRELPYRSDLLTALQPRHVAARALVAAGEVRPTASGYQVRTRLVHRAADGTWGCTCPWWTERYGRRGPCKHILAVSLLAADGPA, via the coding sequence ATGACCCCAGGGATCCAGGAGGTCGTCTACCGGCGGCCCTCCGCGCTGGCCGACGACGGGCTGACACTCGAGACGGCCGGGCTGCACGCCTCCTACTTCACGGGCTTCCTCACCGCTGCACGGCCGGCCGCGATGTGCCTCGCCACGCTGGCCGACGTCGCCGCTGCAGACTTCCGGCGAGACCAGTTCGGCTCCCGGGGGCTGCGGGATCCGGTGGTCACCTGCGGCGGGGAGCGGCTGCGGTTCGAATCGTTATCGGGCTGCTGCGGGCTCTACGCCCGCCTCGACGTGCTGCCGGCCGCGCTGGACGGGGCGGTCAATGCGCGCGGCACGACCAATGTCGACATCAATCCGCCGCTCTACACCGCCCTGACGCAGGTCGGCGGCGGCGATCCGCTGCGGTTGACGGTCGGGCCCGATGAGCTCGCCGTCACCACGCTGGGCGCACATGTCGTCGAGAAGCGTGTCCCGCTGCCTGAGCGCTGGCTGCGCGGTCTGGCCGAGGCCGGCTTCCTCGCCGCCGGGTTCGACCTGCATGCCGAGATCTCCGGTGGGCAAGCCGCGGCGCTGCTGCACCGGCTCCCGGCACATCGCGGCGACGATCGCTGGCTGGTGCCCGCTGGCCGCTCGGTGCGTGCCGCGGCCGTCGCTGCGCCCGGCGCGGTGTGCCTGGCGGGTGCGCACCGGCTGAGCCTCTTCCGTCCGTTGCTGCCGTACACCCGCACCCTGCGGCTCTACGGGCCCTCCGTGACCGCGGGCAGCGGGCCGATGCCCAGCGGCTGGGAGTTCGACCTGGGCGCCGTCCGGTTCTCCGTGCTGCTGTCGCCGGGGGTATTCCGTGGCTTGTCGGGCGAGGGTGGCCTGCTGTCGTATTTGGAGGATGCTGACGCACTCGCCGACCGGCTCGGCTGGGACGGCACGGTCGACCCTGCCGCCTTGGCGGCCGCCGAGGGCCTGACCGGCGAACAGGTCCGCAGTGCGCTCGCTGCGCTGGCCATCTCCGGCAAGGTGGGTTACGACTGGTCCGAGGCCGGCTGGTTCCACCGTGAGCTGCCCTACCGGTCAGACCTACTGACCGCGTTGCAACCCCGGCACGTAGCGGCCCGCGCACTCGTCGCCGCCGGCGAGGTACGGCCGACCGCGAGTGGCTACCAGGTCAGGACCCGGCTCGTGCACCGCGCTGCCGATGGCACCTGGGGGTGTACCTGCCCGTGGTGGACGGAACGGTACGGGCGGCGCGGGCCGTGCAAGCACATCCTCGCTGTATCCCTGCTCGCGGCGGACGGCCCGGCATGA
- a CDS encoding class I SAM-dependent methyltransferase translates to MDQITRGNLKAWETASEKYVREYSDWLAVAAAGSSLIDLERELLHDILERSPEVVHLQSGNGTDDVALVQAGARSVVGVDFSEVAVDAAQRRADELGAECRYVVGVLPGAPLPDASADLVYTGKGAVIWISDLTAWAADVARLLRPSGHLFVYDEHPAFSLWTWDEDEPRIRPDRSYFARSHIDDTYPANGAVQFQATLGQIVTAVAAAGLEILHLGEYPEPFWRMDGVSAASWNGRLPNSFSLLARRP, encoded by the coding sequence ATGGACCAGATCACGCGGGGCAACTTGAAGGCCTGGGAGACCGCATCCGAGAAGTACGTCCGGGAATACTCCGACTGGCTGGCGGTGGCCGCGGCCGGCTCCTCGCTGATCGACCTCGAGCGTGAACTGCTGCACGACATCCTCGAGCGTTCCCCGGAGGTCGTCCATCTGCAGAGCGGTAACGGCACCGACGACGTCGCGCTGGTTCAGGCGGGTGCGCGGTCGGTGGTCGGGGTGGATTTCAGCGAGGTCGCGGTCGATGCGGCGCAACGGCGTGCGGACGAGCTCGGCGCTGAATGCCGCTATGTCGTCGGAGTGTTGCCCGGCGCCCCGCTGCCCGACGCGAGCGCCGATCTGGTCTACACCGGCAAGGGCGCGGTGATCTGGATCAGCGACCTGACGGCGTGGGCGGCGGACGTCGCTCGGCTCTTGCGCCCGTCGGGGCATCTGTTCGTCTACGACGAGCACCCTGCCTTCTCGCTGTGGACGTGGGACGAGGACGAACCCCGCATCCGACCGGACCGCAGCTACTTCGCCCGAAGCCATATCGACGACACGTACCCGGCCAACGGAGCGGTCCAGTTCCAGGCGACGCTCGGCCAGATCGTCACCGCGGTGGCGGCAGCCGGACTGGAGATTCTGCACCTGGGGGAGTACCCCGAGCCGTTCTGGCGGATGGACGGGGTGTCGGCGGCCTCTTGGAACGGGCGCCTGCCCAACTCCTTCTCACTGCTGGCCCGACGGCCCTGA
- a CDS encoding limonene-1,2-epoxide hydrolase family protein, which yields MSDEQVHPETDPQAVVVAFLAALERMDLEAAFLLVSDDVVYQNVPLRPARGRRAAERTLRQMMRYCTGFEARMRHIAANGPIVLTERIDVLRSGSWEAEFWVCGTFEVHAGRITLWRDYFDWTTFLAAGVRGAGKAALARLTKNRAFRPRRAQP from the coding sequence TCGCGTTCCTGGCGGCGCTGGAGCGAATGGACCTGGAGGCCGCGTTCCTCCTCGTCTCCGACGACGTCGTCTACCAGAACGTCCCGCTACGGCCCGCGCGCGGACGCCGTGCCGCCGAGCGGACGCTGCGGCAAATGATGCGGTACTGCACCGGGTTCGAAGCCCGCATGCGCCACATCGCAGCGAACGGACCGATCGTGCTCACCGAACGGATCGACGTGCTCCGGTCCGGATCGTGGGAGGCCGAGTTCTGGGTGTGCGGAACGTTCGAGGTGCACGCGGGCCGCATCACGCTCTGGCGCGACTACTTCGACTGGACGACATTCCTGGCGGCCGGCGTCCGCGGCGCCGGCAAGGCGGCGCTGGCCCGACTCACCAAGAACCGTGCGTTTCGTCCTCGGCGTGCACAGCCCTGA